From a region of the Saccharomyces cerevisiae S288C chromosome IX, complete sequence genome:
- a CDS encoding uncharacterized protein (hypothetical protein; conserved across S. cerevisiae strains), with translation MNKIIKESTNFSRYLRTGGVLNSLRTTSKFVYINNNSYLTHGGFDGNVATIFNISEFNYINSSAKGSLLTYKSITFFCPRYFKKRPLGRHAKGKGKSDEKIL, from the coding sequence ATGAACAAAATTATAAAAGAGTCTACCAACTTCTCCAGATATCTACGAACTGGCGGTGTACTCAACAGTCTTCGGACCACATCTAAGTTTGTTTACATTAATAACAATTCATATTTAACTCATGGAGGTTTTGATGGCAATGTAGCtactattttcaatatttcaGAATTCAATTACATCAATTCTTCGGCCAAGGGGTCACTTCTAACTTATAAAAGCATTACCTTCTTTTGTCCAAGATATTTCAAGAAACGGCCTTTAGGGAGACATGCGAAGGGAAAAGGCAAATCTGACGAAAAGATTCTATAA
- the AVT7 gene encoding Avt7p (Vacuolar amino acid transporter; member of a family of seven S. cerevisiae genes (AVT1-7) related to vesicular GABA-glycine transporters), which translates to MEATSSALSSTANLVKTIVGAGTLAIPYSFKSDGVLVGVILTLLAAVTSGLGLFVLSKCSKTLINPRNSSFFTLCMLTYPTLAPIFDLAMIVQCFGVGLSYLVLIGDLFPGLFGGERNYWIIASAVIIIPLCLVKKLDQLKYSSILGLFALAYISILVFSHFVFELGKGELTNILRNDICWWKIHDFKGLLSTFSIIIFAFTGSMNLFPMINELKDNSMENITFVINNSISLSTALFLIVGLSGYLTFGNETLGNLMLNYDPNSIWIVIGKFCLGSMLILSFPLLFHPLRIAVNNVIIWIEITYGGANPEEDPQVSEYTRASNLRPISMTVEDPAQPSDALDATSYNEQECLLPNGNFDNGSIESQENNNDERGTMAVAGDNEHHAPFVKSRFYWITALLLISMYTLALSVQSFALVLSFVGATGSTSISFTLPGLLGYKLIGLDSLAIGKMIPPKDRFYKRCSLLLVFYGLSVMFLSLYVTVFNRSDEA; encoded by the coding sequence ATGGAGGCTACATCAAGTGCTCTTTCGTCTACGGCGAATCTCGTTAAGACAATAGTTGGCGCTGGTACACTTGCCATTCCGTACAGTTTTAAAAGCGATGGTGTTCTGGTAGGGGTTATTCTTACATTATTGGCGGCGGTAACATCCGGTCTGGGTCTCTTTGTGCTATCGAAATGTTCCAAGACCTTAATTAATCCAAGAAActcttctttcttcacATTATGCATGCTCACCTATCCCACTTTGGCCccaatttttgatttggcAATGATAGTTCAATGCTTTGGTGTGGGCTTAAGTTACTTAGTTCTTATTGGTGATCTCTTTCCAGGACTGTTTGGTGgtgaaagaaattattgGATAATTGCATCAGCTGTAATCATCATTCCCCTATGTTTAGTGAAGAAACTAGATCAATTGAAGTATTCTAGTATTCTAGGTCTTTTCGCGCTAGCATACATATCAATTCTGGTGTTCAGTCATTTTGTGTTTGAGCTGGGAAAGGGTGAATTAACAAATATATTAAGAAATGACATATGCTGGTGGAAAATTCACGACTTTAAAGGATTATTATCAACTTTTAGCATTAtaatttttgcttttacGGGATCAATGAACCTATTCCCCATGATAAATGAATTAAAAGACAACAGCATGGAAAATATCACTTTCGTTATCAATAATTCGATATCCTTATCAACAGCACTATTTTTGATCGTTGGTTTATCAGGATATTTAACCTTCGGTAATGAAACCTTGGGTAATTTAATGTTGAACTACGATCCTAACTCAATTTGGATAGTAATTGGCAAATTCTGTCTTGGCTCAATGTTAATTCTTTCCTTCCCGCTTCTCTTTCATCCGCTGCGCATAGCAGTTAACAATGTCATCATCTGGATTGAGATCACTTATGGTGGGGCAAATCCCGAAGAGGACCCACAAGTTTCGGAATACACTCGTGCTTCCAACCTAAGACCAATTAGCATGACTGTGGAAGATCCAGCCCAGCCCAGTGATGCACTAGACGCAACTTCTTATAACGAGCAAGAATGTTTACTACCTAACGGGAACTTTGATAATGGTTCAATTGAAAGTCAAGAgaacaataatgatgaaaGAGGGACTATGGCGGTCGCCGGGGATAACGAGCATCATGCGCCATTTGTTAAGTCTAGATTTTACTGGATTACTGCATTATTACTAATAAGCATGTATACCTTGGCGTTGTCTGTCCAGTCATTTGCACTGGTTCTTTCATTTGTAGGGGCTACAGGTTCAACGTCTATTTCATTCACTTTACCTGGATTATTAGGTTACAAATTAATAGGCTTGGATTCTTTGGCTATTGGGAAGATGATTCCACCAAAAGATAGATTTTACAAAAGGTGCAGCTTATTGCTAGTCTTCTACGGACTATCTGTGATGTTTTTGTCATTGTATGTAACTGTATTCAACCGTTCAGATGAAGCCTAA
- a CDS encoding uncharacterized protein (hypothetical protein found in the ER and vacuole lumen; overexpression of YIL089W affects endocytic protein trafficking), translated as MQRTRELESSVAIDQTEVPRSRFFIMVKKLSRVADIVYIVDTFLIPPLHPLKKQHPKVAKFLKVQLVFDLISLFIFATHQLLLLEDGNFGKHYFKRKTKRCSKFSCSRCNANAHHPKWFKFKHSLLCLGTFCFGVYSLVKINKFFKTDQTVDLNRLLELFFWQLNAILNMKLFAFYGDHLESHSAPLDVYEDSFANKSSSGGDEV; from the coding sequence ATGCAACGTACGAGGGAATTGGAATCGAGTGTCGCAATAGACCAAACTGAAGTACCCCGATCtagattttttataatggttaaaaaattatcaagaGTTGCCGATATCGTCTATATAGTTGACACATTTCTAATTCCGCCATTGCATCCTTTAAAGAAGCAGCATCCAAAAGTTGCAAAGTTTTTGAAGGTACAACTTGTCTTTGATTTGATATCACTGTTTATTTTTGCTACGCACCAACTCCTACTGCTAGAAGATGGTAACTTTGGGAAGCACTActtcaaaaggaaaacaaaacgGTGCTCGAAATTTTCGTGCTCTCGCTGTAATGCAAACGCTCACCACCCCAAGTGgttcaaattcaaacatTCACTCCTATGTCTAGGAACGTTCTGTTTTGGGGTTTATTCGTTGGTAAAGATTAATAAGTTCTTTAAAACTGATCAGACTGTTGATCTAAACAGACTCTTAGAGCTATTCTTTTGGCAACTTAATGCAATTCTTAATATGAAGTTATTCGCCTTTTACGGGGACCATTTAGAATCACATAGTGCGCCTCTTGATGTGTATGAGGATTCTTTTGCAAACAAATCATCGTCAGGCGGTGACGAGGTTTAA
- the AIM19 gene encoding Aim19p (hypothetical protein; mitochondrial protein that physically interacts with Tim23p; null mutant displays reduced respiratory growth), which produces MSAKPATDDAKDELLSPFRRLYALTRTPYPALANAALLASTPVLSPSFKVPPTQSPALSIPMSRVFSKSSTARIGITTKTALFFSTMQAIGAYMIYDNDLENGAGFIATWSALYLIVGGKKSFSALRYGRTWPLVLSSVSLANAVLYGQRFLATGFQ; this is translated from the coding sequence ATGTCTGCTAAACCCGCTACTGACGATGCCAAAGATGAACTTCTATCACCATTTCGCCGGCTATATGCATTGACAAGGACACCTTATCCTGCGCTCGCAAACGCAGCACTATTAGCATCCACTCCGGTGCTATCCCCAAGCTTTAAAGTGCCTCCAACGCAATCTCCTGCCCTCTCGATACCAATGTCTAGGGTATTCTCTAAATCTTCTACTGCCAGAATCGGTATAACTACTAAAACCgcccttttcttttctacaATGCAAGCTATAGGTGCATACATGATCTATGACAACGACTTGGAAAATGGGGCTGGCTTCATTGCTACATGGTCCGCCTTATATTTGATTGTAGGGGGCAAGAAGTCCTTTAGTGCGTTAAGATATGGAAGAACTTGGCCGTTGGTGCTATCCTCGGTTTCATTGGCCAACGCAGTCCTTTATGGCCAACGGTTCCTTGCTACCGGATTCCAGTGA
- the UTP25 gene encoding rRNA-binding ribosome biosynthesis protein UTP25 (Nucleolar protein; required for 35S pre-RNA processing and 40S ribosomal subunit biogenesis) encodes MSDSSVREKNDNFRGYRKRGRQELRKIKRSSARTEGGSTETLEDVAEDIDHRSDEDEVSDVDSGDDFDIEDEEGKKEKVYDALLTILKSEHPEPKRRRREADESNKAPAEVGEDEHENTEHGPVDDQLEIENGLLGNHEDDNDDDSSGDEKDIDSEDEQDPFESHFNQVPEKFVDKLSNAFKTKSVKYKSVKGSLSDSESYIYAKPVVIGEEALVESPYRSSSIYSYFLKQRLKVQNGLLDKKTDPLTALQKKLVDPMFQYKDILYEYDSYEKDEDEYRDLYALHVLNHIYKTRDRILKNNQRLQDNPDTEHLDQGFTRPKVLIVVPTREVAYRVVDKIISKSGIDQVDKKGKFYDQFRDDSLPPKSKPKSFQHIFRGNTNDFFVVGLKFTRKAIKLYSNFYQSDIIVCSPLGIQMILENTDKKKRQDDFLSSIELMVIDQLHSIEYQNISHIFTIFDHLNKIPDQQHEADFSRIRMWYINEQAKLFRQTMVFTKYISPAANSLINGRCRNMAGRWKNHKVIGSENSSIGQSGLKIRQIFQRFDIIGNSIIEEPDYRFKFFTSVIIPGIVKSTGYEDGILIYIPDYTDFIRIRNYMKEKTTILFGDINEYSSQRQLNANRSLFQQGRLKVMLYTERLHHYRRYEIKGVKSVVFYKPPNNPEFYNEVVRFIGKNAFLGNTDLNISTVRCIYSKLDGLSLERIVGTKRAAVLSHAQKEIYEFK; translated from the coding sequence ATGAGTGACAGTTCTGTGAGGGAAAAGAATGATAATTTCCGTGGCTATCGGAAAAGAGGAAGACAAGAACTGAGGAAGATTAAAAGATCTTCTGCCAGAACTGAAGGCGGAAGCACAGAAACATTAGAGGACGTAGCAGAAGATATTGACCATAGATCCGATGAGGATGAAGTGTCCGATGTCGACAGTGGCGATGATTTCGATATTGAGGATGAAGAGggtaaaaaggaaaaagtttATGACGCTTTATTGACGATTCTCAAATCTGAACATCCAGagccaaaaagaagaaggcgAGAGGCTGACGAGAGTAACAAAGCTCCTGCCGAAGTTGGGGAGGATGAGCACGAAAATACAGAACATGGACCAGTGGATGATCAATTGGAGATAGAGAATGGCCTTTTGGGTAATCACGAGGATGATAACGACGATGACAGCAGTGGAGACGAAAAAGATATAGACAGTGAAGATGAGCAAGATCCTTTCGAGTCTCATTTCAACCAAGTTCCGGAGAAATTCGTTGATAAGTTGTCGAATGCTTTCAAGACCAAAAGTGTAAAATACAAATCCGTAAAGGGCTCACTAAGTGACAGTGaatcatatatatatgctaAACCGGTAGTAATTGGTGAGGAAGCATTGGTGGAAAGTCCGTACAGGTCATCATCTATATATTCAtactttttgaaacaaaggCTAAAAGTGCAAAATGGACTATTggataaaaaaactgaTCCATTGACTGctttgcaaaaaaaattagtaGACCCCATGTTTCAGTATAAAGACATATTATACGAGTATGACTCCTACGAAAAGGACGAAGACGAGTACAGAGATTTATATGCTTTGCATGTTTTGAATCACATCTACAAGACAAGAGATAgaatcttgaaaaataatcaaaGATTACAGGATAACCCAGACACTGAACACCTAGATCAAGGTTTTACAAGACCAAAAGTGTTAATTGTAGTCCCTACTAGAGAGGTGGCGTACCGCGTTGTAGATAAgataatttcaaaatctggTATAGATCAGGTTGACAAGAAGGGAAAGTTCTACGACCAATTCCGTGACGACTCCTTACCTCCAAAGTCCAAACCAAAATCTTTCCAACACATATTTAGGGGGAACACCaacgatttttttgttgtcGGTCTCAAATTCACAAGAAAGGCTATAAAACTTTATAGCAATTTTTACCAGTCTGACATTATTGTATGTTCGCCATTGGGTATTCAAATGATCTTAGAAAATacagataaaaaaaagaggcaGGACGATTTTTTGTCCTCAATAGAGTTGATGGTGATTGATCAATTACATTCAATAGAATACCAGAACATATCTCATATTTTCACCATCTTTGACCATCTTAACAAAATCCCGGATCAACAACATGAAGCTGACTTTAGCAGAATTCGGATGTGGTACATTAATGAACAAGCTAAGCTCTTCAGACAGACAATGGTATTCACAAAATACATCTCGCCAGCGGCTAATTCATTAATCAATGGTAGATGCCGTAACATGGCAGGAAGATGGAAGAATCACAAGGTAATAGGATCAGAAAACTCCAGTATTGGGCAATCCGGTTTGAAAATCAGGcaaatctttcaaagatttgaCATTATTGGGAATTCGATTATTGAAGAGCCTGACTACagatttaaattttttacaAGTGTCATCATTCCTGGTATTGTCAAATCCACCGGGTATGAAGACGGAATACTGATTTACATTCCTGATTACACTGATTTCATTCGTATTAGAAACTACATGAAAGAGAAGACGACGATTTTATTTGGGGATATAAATGAGTACTCTAGCCAAAGACAGCTCAATGCAAATAGGTCATTGTTTCAACAGGGGCGTCTAAAAGTTATGTTGTATACGGAAAGACTGCACCATTATAGACGTTATGAAATCAAGGGTGTCAAGAGCGTCGTTTTTTATAAGCCTCCAAACAATCCTGAATTTTACAATGAAGTTGTCAGATTTATTGGTAAGAACGCCTTTCTAGGTAATACCGATTTAAACATATCCACTGTTAGATGCATTTATAGCAAGCTTGATGGTCTTTCACTCGAAAGAATTGTGGGGACGAAAAGAGCAGCTGTATTATCGCATGCacaaaaggaaatttatgaatttaaataa
- a CDS encoding uncharacterized protein (hypothetical protein; green fluorescent protein (GFP)-fusion protein localizes to the cytoplasm and to the nucleus) — MVQMRSKNMAYESGTNNYSDTIANGNTLPPRSKKGHSGRRKRSETLPIACNNFCVTRQIDDDEQAFKMLDKVSHLKKFSAEDGDDNNIFVQWADDITDILFGLCCTGTFLKLLISSALSGRAKTWFDSTTEGIDDHVIKAYSFEKFLALLSEEFDGARSLRREIFTELLTLSIDSEKSLEAFAHKSGRLTPYYLSSGAALDLFLTKLEPQLQKQLENCAFPMTLNLALLITACEFAKRASNHKKYRYKNTRDSDICTPKSKNTAIVSKLSNTKTISKNKVIEKSDKKNYFDKNSQHIPDPKRRKQNEPGMRLFLVMDEEKNILTSRNVSANAYTSKNGHTNLSDLHTNLKNSKSQQCAVEPISILNSGSLVTGTINIDLINDEVLGTKEETTTYDERMDGNSRSLNERCCAVKKNSLQPITSNIFQKNAEIQGTKIGSVLDSGISNSFSSTEYMFPPTSSATVSNPVKKNEISKSSQVKDIAQFNPFMTNEKEKKLNPSESFKSPGVSMEINRLSRIAGLRNIPGNIYEDSKMLNLKTRKCYPLHNFAVRTRSAHFNDRPSNYISPHETINATLRSPASFDSIQCITRSKRVDAETNKATGSAKSENIETKSRKFPEVINPFLVNTTNKKESD; from the coding sequence ATGGTGCAAATGAGATCCAAAAACATGGCATACGAGTCGGGAACTAATAACTATAGTGATACAATAGCTAATGGAAATACCCTGCCGCCGCGAAGCAAGAAGGGACACAGTGGACGTAGAAAGAGGAGCGAAACTTTGCCCATAGCGTGTAATAATTTTTGTGTTACAAGACAGATTGATGACGATGAACAAGCGTTCAAAATGCTAGATAAAGTGAGTcatctgaaaaaattcagtGCTGAAGACGGTGATGATAACAATATATTCGTCCAATGGGCCGATGATATTACAGATATCTTATTTGGACTATGCTGTACAGGAACGTTTTTGAAACTTCTTATAAGCTCTGCATTATCCGGCCGGGCTAAGACATGGTTTGATTCTACAACGGAGGGAATCGATGACCATGTGATAAAGGCTTacagttttgaaaaatttcttgcTCTACTATCAGAAGAATTTGATGGAGCAAGATCTTTAAGAAGGGAAATTTTTACGGAACTATTGACGTTGTCCATTGATTCTGAGAAGTCATTAGAAGCATTTGCCCATAAATCGGGACGTCTAACTCCATATTATCTGTCTTCTGGTGCTGCGTTGGATCTATTCCTCACAAAATTGGAGCCACAGTTGCAAAAGCAACTGGAAAATTGTGCATTCCCAATGACTTTGAATTTAGCACTATTGATAACTGCCTGTGAATTTGCGAAGAGAGCATCTAATCATAAAAAATACCGGTATAAAAATACGAGGGATTCCGACATTTGTACTCCAAAGAGTAAGAATACTGCTATCGTTAGCAAATTATCGAATACTAAAACTATAAGTAAGAATAAGgttattgaaaagagtgataagaaaaattactTTGATAAGAACAGTCAACACATACCCGATCCTAAACGTCGGAAACAAAATGAACCTGGAATGCGGCTCTTTCTTGTCATGGATgaggaaaagaatattcttACATCTAGGAATGTTTCTGCCAATGCATACacatcaaaaaatggaCACACCAATTTAAGCGATCTCCATACGAATCTTAAAAACAGTAAATCTCAACAATGTGCAGTGGAGCCAATATCGATTTTGAATAGCGGCAGTTTGGTTACAGGCACAATTAATATTGACCTAATTAATGATGAAGTTTTAGGCACGAAGGAGGAAACTACAACTTATGATGAACGTATGGATGGAAACTCACGTTCTTTGAATGAGAGGTGCTGCGCCGTCAAGAAAAACTCACTACAACCTATAACATCAaatatatttcaaaaaaacgCTGAAATTCAGGGCACAAAGATCGGGAGCGTTCTAGATAGTGGTATATCGAATAGCTTCTCCTCAACAGAGTATATGTTTCCGCCCACAAGCTCTGCGACAGTTAGTAATccagtaaaaaaaaatgaaatcagCAAGAGTAGCCAGGTTAAAGATATTGCCCAGTTTAATCCGTTCATGACAAAcgaaaaggagaaaaagtTAAATCCATCAGAAAGCTTCAAAAGCCCTGGAGTGTCTATGGAAATAAATAGGCTAAGCCGTATCGCGGGCCTCAGAAATATTCCAGGAAACATTTACGAAGACAGCAAAATGcttaatttgaaaactcGAAAGTGCTACCCACTGCATAACTTTGCTGTGCGCACGAGGAGTGCACATTTTAATGACCGTCCTTCTAATTATATATCACCGCATGAAACCATAAATGCGACTCTCCGATCACCTGCAAGCTTTGATAGTATTCAATGTATTACTAGGTCCAAGAGGGTAGACGCAGAGACCAATAAAGCAACTGGTTCAGCAAAAAGCGAAAATATAGAAACTAAGAGCAGAAAGTTCCCTGAAGTAATAAACCCTTTTCTTGTGAACACAACgaacaagaaagaaagcGATTAA
- the ICE2 gene encoding Ice2p (Integral ER membrane protein with type-III transmembrane domains; promotes ER membrane expansion by inhibiting the Nem1-Spo7 phosphatase complex, resulting in reduced dephosphorylation and activation of Pah1p; maintains homeostasis during ER stress; required for post-translational SRP-independent protein translocation into the ER; necessary for efficient targeting of the Trm1p to the inner nuclear membrane; mutations cause defects in cortical ER morphology; member of the SERINC superfamily), with protein MTSLSKSFMQSGRICAACFYLLFTLLSIPISFKVGGLECGLSFTVTLFTLYFITTTLNVLARRHGGRLYIFFTNCLYYSQHFIIASLLYLFLSGFSNDELGNVLKNKYNESESFLEALKNSLNSNQINYVLYYYYYRFVVQPWQFVLTKSTPFFTLSEGFFTILAIQAVGETNRWLSNDLNSNTWIISSLLTSGGVITASLYYLYRIYVTPIWPLSIQTASLLGLVLSMVCGLGLYGIVSQKGSVIESSLFFAYIVRCIYEISPKLATTATDEILNLFKDVWQKHQRNLPTADNLLCYFHNVILKNAEVLWGSFIPRGRKKTGDFHDKLISILSFEKVSLISKPFWKFFKNFTFSVPLSINEFCQVTIKMASESVSPAIVINLCFRVLMFYSATRIIPALQRKNDKQLRKSRRIMKGLYWYSPCILIAMYTHLILQYSGELKKDLCIWGCSEKWFGVDQPEIIVDSWGFWNWCNIFCTILVYATELIGSGS; from the coding sequence ATGACCAGTTTGTCCAAAAGCTTCATGCAGAGTGGACGAATCTGCGCAGCATGTTTCTATCTGTTATTCACACTACTTTCAATTCCAATCTCGTTTAAAGTTGGTGGTTTGGAATGCGGGCTTTCCTTCACGGTGACACTGTTCACTTTATATTTCATAACTACGACTCTTAACGTGTTGGCAAGACGACATGGAGGAAGActatacattttttttaccaacTGTCTGTATTACTCACAACATTTTATCATTGCATCTTTGCTATACCTGTTTTTGTCTGGATTTTCTAATGATGAGTTGGGAAACGttctgaaaaataaatataatgaGTCGGAGTCGTTCCTGgaagctttgaaaaatagcTTGAATTCCAATCAAATTAACTACGTcttatattattactaCTATCGATTTGTTGTACAACCGTGGCAATTCGTGCTTACCAAGTCCACACCTTTTTTTACTCTATCGGAAGGTTTTTTCACTATTTTAGCCATTCAGGCCGTCGGGGAAACTAATAGATGGTTATCAAATGACTTGAATTCAAACACGTGGATTATTTCCTCATTGTTAACCTCCGGAGGTGTGATTACCGCATCGCTGTACTATTTGTATCGGATTTATGTCACCCCCATATGGCCGTTATCCATCCAAACGGCGTCCTTATTAGGACTTGTTTTGTCTATGGTATGTGGACTGGGGTTGTATGGTATTGTGAGTCAAAAAGGATCCGTCATAGAGAgctctttattttttgcgTATATTGTTCGTTGTATTTATGAAATTTCCCCCAAATTAGCTACTACCGCGActgatgaaattttaaatttgtTCAAAGACGTCTGGCAGAaacatcaaagaaatctGCCCACAGCTGACAATCTTTTGTGCTACTTTCATAATGtcatattgaaaaatgcagAGGTGTTATGGGGGTCCTTTATTCCTagaggaagaaagaaaacCGGTGATTTTCATGATAAACTCATTAGCATTCTATCATTCGAAAAAGTATCCTTGATATCTAAAccattttggaaatttttcaagaatttcaCCTTTAGTGTTCCGCTATCCATTAATGAATTTTGTCAAGTTACAATTAAGATGGCAAGCGAATCAGTTTCCCCAGCTATAGTAATCAATTTATGCTTTAGAGTTCTGATGTTTTACTCGGCAACGAGGATTATTCCAGCattacaaagaaaaaatgacaaaCAGTTGCGCAAGAGTCGCAGGATCATGAAGGGATTGTATTGGTACAGTCCTTGCATATTAATTGCTATGTATACTCACCTGATTTTACAATATTCAGGTGAGCTAAAGAAAGACCTGTGCATATGGGGTTGCAGTGAAAAGTGGTTTGGCGTAGATCAACCAGAAATTATAGTAGATTCATGGGGATTTTGGAACTGGTGCAACATTTTCTGTACTATTTTGGTATACGCTACAGAATTAATAGGTTCTGGTAGTTGA